One Archangium violaceum genomic window, GACAGCCCGGAGGCGCTGGTGCCCTTCCACAAGCTGTCGCAGTGGCTGACGTACTCGCTGCTGGAGCCACTGGAGGAAGGCGGCATCACGGTGACGGAGCTGGACGCGCTCACCGGGCTGCCCGAGTACCGCAACGGTGGCCTGCTGGTGGACCTGGGCGTGTTGGCGCCGAGGGATGTGCGGCTGCTGACGGATGCCTTTTCGCCGGGAGAGGAGCCCATCGTGGAGTGGCGCGCGCTGACGGTGGCGCTGCTGGACGAGGTGGCGAAGCGGGTACGCGAGCGGCTGGGGAAGACGGCGGAGGAGCTCCCACTGGCGAAGGTGCTGCAAGGAGGGACATGGAGTGCGGGGAGGCGCATCGCCGCGGAGAGGCGCCCGGGGGGCACGCCGCCGATCCGCATCGAGAGCGACGGGACGGTGTTCTGAGAATACCCCCTCTCCCTCCGGGAGAGGGTTGGGGTGAGGGTATTTCTTTCACTCGAGCGAAGAACGAGGAGACAGCCGTGACGTACTCGGACAACTGCACCGTGGTGGACCACCCGCTGGTGAAGCACAAGCTGACGCTGATGCGGCGCAAGGACACGAGCACGGCCTCGTTCCGCGCGTTGTTGCAGGAGATCTCCCTGTTGCTCGCCTACGAGGCGATGCGGGACTTGAAGCTGACAGAGGAGACCATCGAGACGCCGATGATGGAGATGACGGCACCGGTGCTGGAGGGCAAGAAGCTGGTGCTGGTGGCGATCCTCCGAGCGGGGCAGGGCATCCTGGACGGGATGCTGCAGCTGGTGCCGAGCGCCCGCGTGGGTCACATTGGCTTGTATCGAGATCCCAAGACGCTGACGGCGGTGGAGTACTACTACAAGGTGCCGAACCAGCTGGCGGACCGGGACGTCATCGTGTGTGACCCGATGCTGGCGACGGGGAACTCGGCGGTGGCGGCGCTCAACCGCATCAAGAAGAGCAAGCCCGGGAGCCTGCGCTTCGTGTGTCTGCTGGCGTGTCCCGAGGGCCTGGCCAACCTGCGCGAGCACCACCCGGACGTGCGTGTCTTCACCGCGGCGGTGGACGAGAAGCTCGACGAGCACGGCTACATCCTGCCGGGTCTGGGCGACGCGGGCGATCGGCTCTTTGGCACGAGGTAGCGCGCGTCCGGTGGTGCGGCGACAGCGGGGCATGCATGCTGCCGCGCCATGCGGAGAACCCTCACATGGCCGCGAGCGGCCGTGGCGCTGTTGTTGCTGGTGCCCCTTTCATGCGCGGTGTCCCCAGGGGGTGCTTTCCGTGGGGCGGGCCGTGAGAGGGAGCCGAAAGTCGTAGAGGTAGAGGAGCTCTCGGGAGGAAGGCACCGGCTCGCCTTCGAGCCGGTGGTGCCGAACCCGGCGCTGGAGCGGATGCGAGTGGAGGAGGCGAGGGCGGCCCTGGCGTTCTTCCAGGAGTCATTCCAAGAGGCGGAGAAGCCACGGAAGCGCTCCCGGCTCGTGCTGGCATCGAGGGGACAGGGAGGGAGCCAGCCTGCGGAGTGGGAGTCGCGGTTGAGGCAGGAGTACCTGTCGAGGTACGGACCGCCGCTGCTGCCCATGCCCGGGGCGATGGAGCGGAGCCGGCTCTTGCTGGCGCTGAAACTGTCAGCTGGCTACATGGGCGAGGGAGTGCGTGAGGCGGCGAGGGAGTTGTTCAGCTCGCCGGTGTTCCTCTCCGGAGTGGCGCTGTCGGTGCTGGTGTACTTCGCGGCGTGGCTGGCACCGGAGCCTGTCTTCACCAAGGCCTTCGTGGCGACGCTGACGTTGAGGCTGACGCTGGCGGTGGGCGTGGTGGAGCTGACGCAGGTGGCACGAGCCTGCGTGAGGCTGTACCAGGAGGCGGAGGCGGCGAGGACGGTGGAGGAGCTCGAAGCGGTGGCGGAGCGCTTCGGCAGGGCGATGGGAGGAGTGGGGCTGAGGGTGCTGGTGCTAGTGGCCAGCATGGGAGTGGCGAAGGGGTTGCCCGGAGTGCCGGAGGGAGGACTGGGGACGTTGTTGCGCTCGCCACGGTTCGCATTGCCCGGAGGAGTGACGGTGCAGGGAGCGACGACGGTACAGATGGTGGCGGATGGCACGGTCGTCGTGACGGGAGTGGCGGCGGGAACGGCGGCGGCCACGGTGGGAAGTGCCTGCACCGATGGCTCGGAGGCGAAGGACGGCTACCACTGGCACCACCTGGCCACCAACAAGAACGACATCTCGACGGTGTCAGGCGGACCCTGGACGCCCAGGTTCGAGGAACTCTTCGCTTTCGCGGGAATGAGCCTGGACGCTGCGGAGAACCTCATCTACCTCAAGGGCCACAAAGGTCCGCATCCAGAGGCGTACCATAAGGAGGTATACACGAAGCTCAGCGCGGCGATTGAAGACTGTGAAACCGCTGCTCGATGTAGGAGCAAGTTGCTGGAGGCGCTCCGGAAGATTGCTGAAGAGGTATGCACTCCAGGGTCACGACTCCACAGGTTGGCAACGAAGTCTCAGGACTGAGGACGTAGCGAGAAGCATGCCAGGATATTTCGAGCTGGAGGATGACATCTACCATCTGGGGCGCTGGCATTTGAGTGGTCCCTTGGATGAACAAGGACAGCGAATCAGCCCCTGGCAATTCTCCAAAGGCATTCAGCTCTCCCTCCAGGGCGCGATCTGGTTTGCCGTGAAGCCCGATGGTGTGGAGCTGGACTTCAGTCTTGCTGCCTTCTCGATTCCCGTGGTCAACGACCGCTTCGTCCATCTCTTCGAGCGCCTGGGTATCCAGGACGTGCAGTTCATTCCCACTCGAGTGGACGGTCATGCCGGGCCCTTCTTCATCCTCAACACGCTGCGCATCATCCGCTGCATCGACGATGCCCGGTGCGAGGAGGCTCTATACTGGCGGCCGGAGGACGGCCAGCCGGAGAAGGTGGGCAGGTACCGCTCCGTCGTGGGAATGCGCATCGACCCGACCCAGGTGGGAGACGCGCATATCTTCCGCACCTGGGGCTGGTCACAGGGCCTCATCATCTCGGAGGACCTCAAGCAGGCCCTGGAGCAGGAAGGCCTCACCGGTACACGGTTCGTCGAGGTGTGAGCGGGCCCCGGATTGCTTTCGGCCCGGACCGCGGTTACCTTCTTCGAGCGATGATTCTCCTGACGTGCCAGCGTCGATTTAGCCGCCCCCCGAGCCCCACCAGGTGCCGGGAGGCCGTGCTGCGTCGCTAGCCCGTTCTCCC contains:
- the upp gene encoding uracil phosphoribosyltransferase, with the translated sequence MRRKDTSTASFRALLQEISLLLAYEAMRDLKLTEETIETPMMEMTAPVLEGKKLVLVAILRAGQGILDGMLQLVPSARVGHIGLYRDPKTLTAVEYYYKVPNQLADRDVIVCDPMLATGNSAVAALNRIKKSKPGSLRFVCLLACPEGLANLREHHPDVRVFTAAVDEKLDEHGYILPGLGDAGDRLFGTR
- a CDS encoding AHH domain-containing protein, whose translation is MRRTLTWPRAAVALLLLVPLSCAVSPGGAFRGAGREREPKVVEVEELSGGRHRLAFEPVVPNPALERMRVEEARAALAFFQESFQEAEKPRKRSRLVLASRGQGGSQPAEWESRLRQEYLSRYGPPLLPMPGAMERSRLLLALKLSAGYMGEGVREAARELFSSPVFLSGVALSVLVYFAAWLAPEPVFTKAFVATLTLRLTLAVGVVELTQVARACVRLYQEAEAARTVEELEAVAERFGRAMGGVGLRVLVLVASMGVAKGLPGVPEGGLGTLLRSPRFALPGGVTVQGATTVQMVADGTVVVTGVAAGTAAATVGSACTDGSEAKDGYHWHHLATNKNDISTVSGGPWTPRFEELFAFAGMSLDAAENLIYLKGHKGPHPEAYHKEVYTKLSAAIEDCETAARCRSKLLEALRKIAEEVCTPGSRLHRLATKSQD
- a CDS encoding imm11 family protein, whose product is MKPDGVELDFSLAAFSIPVVNDRFVHLFERLGIQDVQFIPTRVDGHAGPFFILNTLRIIRCIDDARCEEALYWRPEDGQPEKVGRYRSVVGMRIDPTQVGDAHIFRTWGWSQGLIISEDLKQALEQEGLTGTRFVEV